A section of the Pan paniscus chromosome 7, NHGRI_mPanPan1-v2.0_pri, whole genome shotgun sequence genome encodes:
- the FGL1 gene encoding fibrinogen-like protein 1: MAKMFSFILVTTALIMGREISALEDCAQEQVRLRAQVRLLETRVKQQQVKIKQLLQENEVQFLDKGDENTVIDLESKRQYADCSEIFNDGYKLSGFYKIKPLQSPAEFSVYCDMSDGGGWTVIQRRSDGSENFNRGWKDYENGFGNFVQKHGEYWLGNKNLHFLTTQEDYTLKIDLADFEKNSRYAQYKNFKVGDEKNFYELNIGEYSGTAGDSLAGNFHPEVQWWASHQRMKFSTWDRDHDNYEGNCAEEDQSGWWFNRCHSANLNGVYYSGPYTAKTDNGIVWYTWHGWWYSLKSVVMKIRPNDFIPNVI, translated from the exons ATGGCAAAGATGTTCAGTTTCATCCTTGTTACCACCGCTCTGATAATGGGCAGGGAAATTTCG GCGCTCGAGGACTGTGCCCAGGAGCAGGTGCGGCTCAGAGCCCAGGTGCGCCTGCTTGAGACCCGGGTCAAACAGCAACAGGTCAAGATCAAGCAGCTTTTGCAGGAGAATGAAGTCCAGTTCCTTGATAAAGGAGATGAGAATACTGTCATTGATCTTGAAAGCAAGAGGCAGTATGCAG attgTTCAGAGATTTTCAATGATGGGTATAAGCTCAGTGGATTTTACAAAATCAAACCTCTCCAGAGCCCAGCAGAATTTTCTGTTTATTGTGACATGTCCGATGGAGGAGGATGGACTGTAATTCAGAGACGATCTGATGGCAGTGAAAACTTTAACAG AGGATGGAAAGACTATGAAAATGGCTTTGGAAATTTTGTCCAAAAACATGGTGAATATTGGCTGGGCAATAAAAATCTTCACTTCTTGACCACTCAAG aAGACTACACTTTAAAAATCGACCTTgcagattttgaaaaaaatagccGTTATGCACAATATAAGAATTTCAAAGTTGGAGATGAAAAG aatttctaCGAGTTGAATATTGGGGAATATTCTGGAACAGCTGGAGATTCCCTTGCGGGGAATTTTCATCCtgaggtgcagtggtgggctAGTCACCAAAGAATGAAATTCAGCACGTGGGACAGAGATCATGACAACTATGAAGGGAACTGCGCAGAAGAAGATCAGTCTGGCTGGTGGTTTAACAG ATGTCACTCTGCAAACCTGAATGGTGTATACTACAGCGGCCCCTACACGGCTAAAACAGACAATGGGATTGTCTGGTACACCTGGCATGGGTGGTGGTATTCTCTGAAATCTGTGGTTATGAAAATTAGGCCAAATGATTTTATTCCAAATGTAATTTAA